GAAAATGCCGATCAGTTGCGCGGGCTCTAGTTTGTCGACGCCCAGCGGGCGAAGCAGCTGCTGCTGGCGGTTGGCGTCGAACGACAGCACCAGGTCGTTCCAGCCGCGGCGGAGGAAGTCCCCGACCTGTCCCAGTTGCAGCCAGCGGCCTTCGAGGGTCGTGCCGGCGCCGCTGCCCAGGCGGTCTTCCAGGGTGTCGTAGATGCGTTCCGGCGCCACCGCGGCGGTGGGGTCCACCCGCACCCAGCCGCGTTGCGGCAGCCACACTTCGGCCCAGGCGTGCGCGTCCATCCGGCGTACCACGAAGTACCCGCCGTACGGGTTGCGCTGGCCGCCGGCGAAGCCGGTCACCACCCGCGCCGGAATGCCGGCATTGCGCATCAGCACCACGAACGACGAACTGAAGTGCTGGCAGTAGCCGGCCTGCTGGTCGAACAGGAACTCATCCACGCTGTCCCGTCCCGGCGCCTCGGTGGAGAGGGTGTAGGCGAACGTTGAGCGCACCCACTCCAATGCGCGCGACACGATGGCGGCATCGTTGTCGCCCGCATCCTGGCGCCACTGCCGGGCCAGCGCCGCCGTGCGCGGATTGAAGCCGGGCGGCAGCTGCAACGCGACCTGTCGCTGGAAGGTGGTAAGCGGTTCGATGTAGCGGGCCGCCGGCGCCGACTGCAGGCGCCAGCGGGTCAGCGATGAAAGGCTCTGGGTGCTGCGCAGGCTGTAGTCGGCGCCGAGCATGGCGCCGGCCGGCGCGTGCAGCGGCAGGTCCAGTGCCACCAGTTGCCGACGATCGGTGGGTTCGTAGTCGATCTGGTATTCCCACTGCGGCGCCGCGCGGGTCACCGGCGCGGGCGGGCGGCGGTCGCTGTAGGGATCGCGCTCCCAGCGGCGGCCGTCGAAGTGGGTCATTACCGGGCCGCGCCAGTAGCGCTGTTCCGGGGCCGGCACGGCGCCGAAGAAGGTCACCCGCAAGGCAGGTGCATCGTCGGCCATCAGGTCCAGCCACTCCGACGGGTCCATGCTGTCGGACAGGCCGGGCTTGCCCACTGCGCGCTCGGGCAGGCCCCACAACGGCTCGCTGAGGCGCGGGAATAACCAAAATGCGGCGAGCGCCAGCGGCAGGCCCAGCGCGAGCAGTCGGCCGACGCCGCGCAGTTGGCCGCGCAACGGTGCGTTCGGTGCCCCGCCTTCGGCGCGCGCCAGTCGCTGCAGGGTCAGCAGGGTGGCCAGCGCGGCCAGCACGGCCAGGCCCATGGTCAATGGGCCCTGGTCGAGCAGGAACGCCGCAAACGGTGCGAACAGGGCAAAGCCGAGCAGGCTGCGCGCGTCACGCAGGCTGCGCAGTTCGCTGGGCTTGAGCGCCAGCATCGCCGCCAGCAACGCGCAGCCGGTGTCGCGGCCGGGGCGGGCGCCCAGCTGCCAGTACACCGCCGCCAACATGCCCAGGACCAGCAGCACCCGCACCGGTACCGGCAGCACGCGCGGGCCCGAGGCCAGGGCGGTGATCACCGCGACCACGGCGAACACGCCGGCCAGCAGCGGCGGCAACTGCAGCAGCAGCGGGAGCAGGGCCAGTGCCCCGCTGGCCAGGGTCCAGCGCCGGGTGGCAGGCGCGAGCAGGGACGCAGGAAGGTCAGCCATGGGGCATCAGCGCGAGGGCGCGTTGGCAGAGGTGGTGGTGGCTGCTGCCCTGGCCAGGACCCAGTTCGGGCTGGCCCGGCAGCTTCAGGGTGTAGCGGCGGCCTTCGCGTTCGGCCAGGTCGACCCAGCGCGCCAGCCGCGCGATGCGCGCTTCGCCGGGCAGCGGCGCGAGCTGTCGCCAGTCGAGCAGGATGTCCACGCCGACCGGCTTTTCATACTCGCGTACCAGCAGGGTGTCGCGGCGTGCCGAATGTTTCCAGGCGATGCTGCGCGGCGCATCGCCGGCGCGGTACGGGCGCAGCTGGTGCAGCTCATCGCCGCTTGCATGCACGCGCGTGTGCAGGGGATCGCCATCGCCTTGGGGAAGTGGCGGTGCCTGCGTTTCGGGCGCGGCATAGACCAGCAGCGGCGCGTCCGGCCACACCCACGACCACGCGCGCACCAGGCCCAGCGGCTGCGTGGTCGACAGACGGATGCGCTCCAGGTCGAGCCAGCCCCGTCGTTCGGTGGGAAGCGGCAGGTCGACTTCGATCTGGTCGGTATCCACCAGGTGTCCGTAAGCGTCCGCATTACCCAGCGAGACCACCAGGCCACGGCGTGCACGGGTGTCGGCCCGCGACAGGTTGATGCGCAGTCGCATCGTGGCGCCGGCTACCACCGGCTCGGCCGACACCGCGTCGATCTGCAGGCCGGACAACTGCAGGTGCGCACTGAAAGTACTGGCGATGGCCACCGCAGCCAGCAGCAGGGCCAGCAGCAGGGCTGGATTGTTGTTGTAGTTCAACGCACCGAGCAGCATCGCGCCGAGCAGCACGGTGACGAACAGGCCGAAGCGGGTCGGCAGCACGTAGATGCGCCGCCGTCCCAGCCGCTGCGGCAGGCTTTCGGGCAGGCGCGGCCGCGTGAACGCGCGCGCGCTGTCCGACAGTACATGTTTCAGGCGGTCTCCCCAGCCGCTGCGCACTCAGTCCACCGCAACCGTCTGCAGGATGGCGCGGGCCAGTGCCGGTCCGCTGCTGGCCTCTGCTTCGGGCACCAGTCGGTGGCCGGCCACCGCAACGAACAGGGTCTGCACGTCTTCGGGCACCACGTGGCCGCGGCCCAGCAGCAGGGCATGCGCCTTGGCCGCGCGCAGCAGCGCCAGGCCTGCGCGTGGCGACAGACCGACCCGCACGCCGGCATGCTGGCGGCTGCGCGCCAGCAGCGACTGCACGTACTGGATGAGCGCTTCGCTGGCATGCACCTGGTTCACCGCGTCGCGCAATGTACGCACCTGGTTGTCGTCCAGGCAGGCGGTGGCCTGTGCGATCAGGTGGCGGCGGTCGGTGCCGCGCAGCAGTTCGCGTTCGGATTCCGGATTGGGATAGCCCAGCGCCAGCCGCAGCAGGAAGCGGTCCAGCTGCGAGTCGGGCAGCGGGAACGTGCCCGACAGGTCCACCGGATTCTGCGTGGCGATCACGAAGAACGGATCGGGCAGCGGGTGGGTGACGCCGTCCAGGGTGACCTGCTGCTCGGCCATGGCTTCGAGCAGCGCGCTCTGCGTACGGGGCGGTGCGCGGTTGATTTCGTCGGCCAGCAGCACGTGGGTGAAGACCGGGCCGGGGTGGAACTGGAACTGGCGCGTGGTGGCCTCGTAAACCGAGACGCCCAGCACATCCGCGGGCAGCAGGTCCGAGGTGAACTGCACGCGCTGGAAGCCCAGTCCCAGGCTGGAGGCCAGTGCGTGGGCGAGGGTGGTCTTGCCCAGGCCGGGCAGGTCTTCGATCAGCAGGTGGCCGCCGGAGAGCAGCGCAACGAACGCCAGCCGGACTTCATGGGCCTTGCCCAGCACCAGTCCGTTGACCTGGTCCTGTGCATTCTGCAAAGCCTGTCGCAGATCTTCGGGTAGCATGGCGGGCACGCGGGGCGAATTTTCCATGTCCGTCTCGTGTCGATGATTCTTTCGATTCTATAGAGCAATGCAGGGCGAACAACGCGCACGCACAATTTTTCTGGTGTTGTGGACGCTCATCACGGCTGTGAAGCTGGTGGTGGCTGCGCGTCTGCCCTTGTTCGTGGACGAAGCATTCTATTGGCAGGAAGGTCAGCACCTTGCGATGGCCTACTCGGACCTGCCCGGGCTGACCGCGTGGCTGGCGCGCCTGGGCGTGGAGCTCGGTGGCAATCACGTGCTGGCATTGCGCCTGCCGTTCCTGGCGATCGGGGCGATGCTGCCGTGGCTGGTATCGCGCATCGCCACGCGTTGGTTCGGTGCGGTCGCCGGCTGGCAGGCCGGCAGCCTGACCGTGCTGATGCCACTGTCGGCGACGCTGGGCATGCTGGCGGTACCGGATGTGCCGATGGCACTGGCGGCGGTGTTGTGCCTGGACGCCGGCGCGCGGTTGTTGCGCAACGTGGACGCCGCCGCTGCGGTGAAGTTGTCGCTGGGGCTGGTGATCGGCGCGCTCAGCCACTACCGCTTCATCGGCGTGATCGTGGTCGGCTTCATTGCCCTGATGCTGCTTCCGCAGGGACGGCGCACGCTGCGTGATCCGCGCGTGTGGGTGGCGCTGGCGGTGGGCGTGATGGCGTGGCTGCCGCTGGTGGCGTGGAACGCGGACAACCAGGATGCAGGACTCAAATTCCAGGTCGTGGATCGCCATCCCTGGGCCTTCCAGTGGAGCGGGCTGTGGTTCCTGGTGATCCAGCCGATGCTGGTCACCCCCATCCTGTGCATCGCGATGTGGAAAGTGGCGCTGGCCGGCACGCGTCCGGGGGGCGGTGCGCGTGACCAGTGGCGGTACTTCGGCCTGGTGGGGGCGGTATCGACGCTGGCAATCTTCATGCTGGGGTTCTTCACCGACGTCGAACGCATCAGTTTCCACTGGCCGCTGCCGGGTTACCTGGCCCTGCTGGTGGCGGTGCCGGTCGTGCTCAATGGCTGGCCGCGCTGGCTGCGCCGCACCGGCTGGTGGCTGGCCGGTGCCGGGCTGGCGCTGGCCTTCGGTTCCTACCTGGTGGCCTCCAGTCCTGACCTGCGCGCTACGCTGGCCGGCAACAAGTTCTACCCGCGCAATTTCGCAGGCTGGGCACCGCTGGCGGACGAAGTACGCGCCGAGTTGGCCGGCATGCCCGCTGGTACCCGCCTGCTGGCCGGCAATTTCAAGGTCGGCGCGGAACTGGGCTTCCAGTTGCGCGACCCGCGCATCGAAGTGCTGCACCATCCGCTCAACGACAAGCACGGGCGCACCGCGCAGCTGGGCTTGTGGGGCCTGCTGCACGATGGCGAGCGCGACGCACCGATGCTGCTGGTGCTCTCGCCGAGCGACCAGCGCTACCGCGACCTGCTGGAGCGCTACCACGACATCTGCCGGCAGGTCGGTCCGCTGCCGCCGCCGCGCGTGGTCAGCCAGGATCACGGCTACCAGCGCTTCCTGCTGTTCCAGTTGCCGGCCAAGCGGGTCGAAGGCCCCTGCGTTACCCCGGCGATGGCCTGGGTGGATGCGCCCGTGCAGGACGAAGTGGTGGGCGACAGCTTGCAGGTGCGTGGCTGGGCCTTCAAGGATGGGGTGGGGCTCTCGCGCGTGGAACTGCTGATCGACGGCAAGCCGGTCGGCGATGCGGTGTACGGGCGGGCCTACGACAT
This portion of the Stenotrophomonas aracearum genome encodes:
- a CDS encoding transglutaminase TgpA family protein, yielding MADLPASLLAPATRRWTLASGALALLPLLLQLPPLLAGVFAVVAVITALASGPRVLPVPVRVLLVLGMLAAVYWQLGARPGRDTGCALLAAMLALKPSELRSLRDARSLLGFALFAPFAAFLLDQGPLTMGLAVLAALATLLTLQRLARAEGGAPNAPLRGQLRGVGRLLALGLPLALAAFWLFPRLSEPLWGLPERAVGKPGLSDSMDPSEWLDLMADDAPALRVTFFGAVPAPEQRYWRGPVMTHFDGRRWERDPYSDRRPPAPVTRAAPQWEYQIDYEPTDRRQLVALDLPLHAPAGAMLGADYSLRSTQSLSSLTRWRLQSAPAARYIEPLTTFQRQVALQLPPGFNPRTAALARQWRQDAGDNDAAIVSRALEWVRSTFAYTLSTEAPGRDSVDEFLFDQQAGYCQHFSSSFVVLMRNAGIPARVVTGFAGGQRNPYGGYFVVRRMDAHAWAEVWLPQRGWVRVDPTAAVAPERIYDTLEDRLGSGAGTTLEGRWLQLGQVGDFLRRGWNDLVLSFDANRQQQLLRPLGVDKLEPAQLIGIFIAFAGAALGWMAWLLARGERERDPLLRAWHRLGRRYARHDLAREPAETATDWAQRVHRQRPDPALISLSQRFVQARYAGAKLDPSLVRDLHRHRPSTGATS
- a CDS encoding DUF58 domain-containing protein, with the translated sequence MKHVLSDSARAFTRPRLPESLPQRLGRRRIYVLPTRFGLFVTVLLGAMLLGALNYNNNPALLLALLLAAVAIASTFSAHLQLSGLQIDAVSAEPVVAGATMRLRINLSRADTRARRGLVVSLGNADAYGHLVDTDQIEVDLPLPTERRGWLDLERIRLSTTQPLGLVRAWSWVWPDAPLLVYAAPETQAPPLPQGDGDPLHTRVHASGDELHQLRPYRAGDAPRSIAWKHSARRDTLLVREYEKPVGVDILLDWRQLAPLPGEARIARLARWVDLAEREGRRYTLKLPGQPELGPGQGSSHHHLCQRALALMPHG
- a CDS encoding AAA family ATPase; amino-acid sequence: MENSPRVPAMLPEDLRQALQNAQDQVNGLVLGKAHEVRLAFVALLSGGHLLIEDLPGLGKTTLAHALASSLGLGFQRVQFTSDLLPADVLGVSVYEATTRQFQFHPGPVFTHVLLADEINRAPPRTQSALLEAMAEQQVTLDGVTHPLPDPFFVIATQNPVDLSGTFPLPDSQLDRFLLRLALGYPNPESERELLRGTDRRHLIAQATACLDDNQVRTLRDAVNQVHASEALIQYVQSLLARSRQHAGVRVGLSPRAGLALLRAAKAHALLLGRGHVVPEDVQTLFVAVAGHRLVPEAEASSGPALARAILQTVAVD
- a CDS encoding glycosyltransferase family 39 protein yields the protein MQGEQRARTIFLVLWTLITAVKLVVAARLPLFVDEAFYWQEGQHLAMAYSDLPGLTAWLARLGVELGGNHVLALRLPFLAIGAMLPWLVSRIATRWFGAVAGWQAGSLTVLMPLSATLGMLAVPDVPMALAAVLCLDAGARLLRNVDAAAAVKLSLGLVIGALSHYRFIGVIVVGFIALMLLPQGRRTLRDPRVWVALAVGVMAWLPLVAWNADNQDAGLKFQVVDRHPWAFQWSGLWFLVIQPMLVTPILCIAMWKVALAGTRPGGGARDQWRYFGLVGAVSTLAIFMLGFFTDVERISFHWPLPGYLALLVAVPVVLNGWPRWLRRTGWWLAGAGLALAFGSYLVASSPDLRATLAGNKFYPRNFAGWAPLADEVRAELAGMPAGTRLLAGNFKVGAELGFQLRDPRIEVLHHPLNDKHGRTAQLGLWGLLHDGERDAPMLLVLSPSDQRYRDLLERYHDICRQVGPLPPPRVVSQDHGYQRFLLFQLPAKRVEGPCVTPAMAWVDAPVQDEVVGDSLQVRGWAFKDGVGLSRVELLIDGKPVGDAVYGRAYDIRAAWKISTDPQHPNVAFDATLDTRQLAPGRHWLGMTLYGRDGSVERWQEQSFTVPAR